The following proteins come from a genomic window of Paenibacillus spongiae:
- the gluQRS gene encoding tRNA glutamyl-Q(34) synthetase GluQRS: MSQPPVRGRFAPTPSGLMHIGNMRTALLAWLQVRSAGGQFVLRMEDIDKPRCRPELAEQALADLRWLGLDWDEGPDIGGPFASYVQSERESFYHEALEKLKEEGRLYPCFCSRAELLMVASAPHGLSSEGPVYPGTCRMLTEEQREERRKDKTPSLRIAAPSHDICFDDLAAGPQRFPSSSGGDFVVRRADGIISYQLAVSVDDAAMGITDVLRGYDLLDSTPRQLLLYETLGLTAPRFAHVPLLLGEDGKRLAKRHGGMAIAAMRANGIRAEYIVGWIAAHSGLLDRPEPVRPDELVELFRLDRIPKEPITVTDAMLRQLTG, encoded by the coding sequence ATGTCTCAACCTCCGGTACGAGGACGGTTTGCCCCGACACCTTCGGGGCTTATGCATATCGGCAATATGCGGACGGCTCTGCTGGCCTGGCTACAGGTGCGCAGTGCCGGAGGCCAGTTCGTCCTGCGCATGGAAGACATCGACAAGCCGCGCTGCCGGCCGGAGCTTGCGGAGCAGGCGCTTGCCGATCTCAGGTGGCTCGGGCTGGATTGGGATGAAGGTCCCGATATCGGCGGACCCTTCGCCTCTTATGTCCAGAGCGAACGCGAGTCCTTCTATCATGAGGCCTTGGAGAAGCTCAAGGAAGAGGGCAGACTCTATCCCTGCTTCTGCAGCAGAGCCGAGCTTCTAATGGTTGCCAGCGCCCCGCACGGCCTGAGCAGCGAAGGTCCGGTATATCCCGGCACATGCCGCATGCTGACCGAAGAGCAGCGCGAGGAGCGAAGAAAGGATAAGACGCCGTCGCTGCGAATCGCCGCACCAAGCCATGATATATGCTTCGACGACCTCGCTGCAGGTCCGCAGCGGTTTCCATCCAGCTCCGGAGGCGACTTTGTCGTCAGACGCGCGGATGGAATCATTAGCTACCAGCTAGCCGTATCGGTCGACGATGCCGCGATGGGCATAACCGATGTGCTGCGGGGATACGATCTCCTCGACTCCACGCCGCGGCAGCTGCTTCTCTACGAAACACTGGGACTGACTGCGCCAAGATTCGCCCACGTTCCGCTCCTGCTCGGGGAGGACGGCAAACGGCTTGCCAAGCGGCATGGCGGCATGGCAATAGCCGCTATGCGGGCAAACGGCATCCGCGCCGAGTATATCGTCGGCTGGATCGCAGCGCATAGCGGATTGTTAGATCGGCCGGAACCGGTACGCCCGGACGAGCTTGTGGAACTGTTCCGGCTTGACCGTATACCGAAGGAGCCCATAACCGTAACGGATGCAATGCTTCGCCAGCTTACGGGCTGA
- a CDS encoding DUF1294 domain-containing protein produces the protein MYAIIIYLVLINVAAFTLMRIDKTYALHRKRRISERRLLTYAAVGGSLGAWLAMHRYRHKTKHPKFSVGLPVLLILHIAGLILLFRWTMEK, from the coding sequence ATGTATGCGATTATTATCTATCTCGTATTAATTAACGTTGCAGCATTTACCTTGATGCGCATCGACAAAACCTACGCGCTCCATCGCAAACGGCGGATATCGGAGCGCAGGCTGCTCACGTATGCTGCTGTCGGAGGCTCGTTAGGCGCATGGCTTGCTATGCACCGCTACCGCCACAAGACGAAGCATCCGAAGTTTTCCGTCGGACTGCCCGTCCTGCTGATCCTTCATATTGCGGGGCTCATTTTATTATTCCGCTGGACGATGGAGAAATAG
- a CDS encoding adenosylcobinamide amidohydrolase, with protein sequence MSQPFRQGATVYLSHVWPDLTIEWHEERIVASSKAPLQTLSSAVYGGGFGAAERFVNWKVPLTYDCSDPVADFRGMFGEWGYPDESTIGFMTAAKLTHASVMEEAGDQFAIVCVTTAGVSNAARAGIGRPSFSAYAAGTINTFIMIDGRMSSSAMVNAVIVAAEAKAAALQDLGIEDPLHGGHATGTTTDAILIGASQSDRYDSPHLYAGAATTIGNAVGRLVYETVYESVITRDEP encoded by the coding sequence ATGAGCCAGCCATTCCGTCAAGGAGCCACGGTTTATCTCTCTCATGTATGGCCGGACTTAACGATCGAATGGCATGAAGAGCGGATCGTAGCGAGCAGCAAGGCGCCTCTGCAGACGCTGAGCAGTGCGGTATACGGGGGCGGATTTGGCGCCGCGGAGCGGTTCGTGAATTGGAAGGTGCCGCTGACTTATGATTGCAGCGATCCTGTGGCGGATTTTCGCGGCATGTTTGGCGAGTGGGGCTATCCGGATGAGTCGACGATCGGTTTCATGACGGCCGCGAAGCTCACGCATGCATCGGTCATGGAAGAAGCCGGGGATCAATTCGCCATCGTGTGCGTGACGACCGCAGGGGTCAGCAATGCCGCAAGAGCGGGTATTGGCAGGCCTTCATTCTCGGCCTATGCGGCCGGTACGATCAATACCTTTATTATGATCGACGGCAGAATGTCATCTTCCGCAATGGTGAATGCCGTTATCGTGGCAGCTGAAGCAAAGGCGGCCGCTCTGCAAGATTTGGGCATTGAAGATCCGCTCCACGGAGGACACGCTACCGGAACGACGACGGATGCCATCCTCATCGGCGCAAGCCAGTCCGATCGCTATGACAGCCCCCACTTATATGCCGGAGCGGCTACGACAATCGGCAATGCCGTTGGCCGGCTTGTTTATGAAACGGTATACGAATCCGTCATTACACGCGATGAGCCATGA
- a CDS encoding pyridoxal phosphate-dependent aminotransferase, translated as MLERYGHGGDLRTAQELFGLPADQFHDFSANMNPYGPPACVAEVLRTYTDSIDRYPDPSVRELRRKLGIHHDLDPSCVLVGNGAAELIDLAVRVYRPEVTAVTGPSFVEYADAARKCGSPIHVLPLYPENDFRLTADTIRRALLDFRRRGIQPGQALWFLGSPNNPTGQLVEPAIIRELLLEGERVIVDEAFMDFVPDAANYSLLREAEVNERLTVIRSMTKFYAIPGIRLGYAAGSPQTIAELGRLQVPWSVNSLSQQIGSAVLDEKQYAENTLTWLKQERPWLESQLSALGLRVYPGEVNYILFSIPAEFNLTSKELQHEMGVRGVLIRDASGFDGLDETFCRIAVRFREEHLRLLDVMKNVLADPSRP; from the coding sequence ATGCTGGAAAGATATGGACATGGCGGAGATTTGCGCACGGCACAGGAGCTATTCGGCCTTCCTGCAGATCAGTTTCATGATTTCAGCGCCAATATGAATCCATACGGCCCGCCTGCCTGTGTGGCGGAGGTCCTTCGTACGTATACGGATTCCATCGACCGTTACCCCGACCCTTCCGTTCGGGAGCTTCGGCGCAAGCTGGGCATTCATCATGACCTAGACCCCTCATGCGTTCTTGTCGGCAATGGGGCGGCTGAATTGATCGATTTGGCCGTCAGGGTATATCGACCGGAGGTTACGGCGGTGACAGGCCCCAGCTTTGTGGAATATGCGGATGCTGCACGCAAATGCGGCAGCCCGATCCACGTTCTGCCTCTTTATCCGGAGAATGACTTTCGTCTGACAGCCGATACGATAAGGCGAGCTCTTCTTGATTTCAGGCGAAGGGGTATTCAACCCGGCCAAGCGTTATGGTTTCTGGGGTCGCCGAATAATCCGACCGGGCAGCTCGTGGAGCCTGCAATCATTCGGGAGCTGCTGCTCGAAGGGGAAAGGGTCATCGTCGACGAGGCTTTCATGGATTTCGTGCCGGATGCGGCGAATTACAGTCTACTGAGAGAGGCTGAAGTGAATGAGCGGTTGACTGTCATTCGCTCGATGACCAAATTTTATGCAATTCCGGGTATACGCCTAGGCTATGCGGCGGGATCACCGCAAACGATCGCTGAACTGGGCAGGCTGCAGGTGCCCTGGAGCGTCAATTCGCTCTCGCAGCAAATCGGATCGGCCGTATTGGATGAGAAGCAGTATGCCGAGAATACGCTGACGTGGTTGAAGCAAGAGCGGCCTTGGCTTGAGTCGCAGCTGTCAGCGCTGGGGCTGCGGGTCTATCCCGGCGAAGTGAACTATATTCTCTTCTCCATTCCTGCGGAATTCAACCTTACTTCCAAAGAGCTGCAGCATGAAATGGGCGTCAGAGGCGTTCTTATCCGCGATGCTTCTGGATTCGATGGTCTTGATGAGACCTTCTGCCGGATCGCCGTCCGCTTCCGGGAAGAGCATCTGCGGCTGCTTGATGTGATGAAGAACGTGCTGGCTGACCCGAGCCGGCCATGA
- a CDS encoding cobyric acid synthase has translation MLNEKKQKLAHTIMVQGTASDVGKSIITAALCRILTEDGYRVAPFKSQNMSLNSYVTWDGKEIGRAQGMQADACGVLATTDMNPILLKPKKDMISQVVIHGKPLGDYAAKVYREEILAEAGDIVTTSLASLRSEYDIVVLEGAGSPAEINLKDRDIVNMRAAAWADAPVVLVADIDRGGMFASIVGTLELLEPHERDRVCGFIVNKFRGDVSLLTPGLEWLEAKTGKPVLGVVPYLPELGLEDEDSLSLDSKHGTEYESRSGTDDNKIDIAVIRLPHISNFTDIDPFFREEDVSIRYVANLQQWANPDAVIIPGSKNAVDDLHFLRESGLADRLERFKQDGGHIVGICGGYEMLGRKLLDPHHAESDQDQTDGLGWFPFDVAFAAQKRTVRVEGTAELPGLSGKFAVEGYEIHMGTVHLTEPDMADGDRIRSIPWTRPFRLRTKGDASAVPEGIASADGHIWGTFLHGVMHNDELRRSWINRLREGRGWQPLPVTVRMRDQREQSFRRLADHVRCYVDIDRIKHAMGITERSPS, from the coding sequence ATGTTGAACGAGAAGAAGCAGAAGCTTGCCCATACGATTATGGTGCAGGGCACCGCTTCGGATGTCGGCAAAAGCATTATTACCGCGGCTTTATGCCGCATTTTGACCGAGGACGGGTACCGGGTGGCGCCGTTTAAATCGCAGAACATGTCCTTAAACTCTTATGTGACCTGGGACGGCAAGGAAATTGGGCGAGCGCAGGGAATGCAGGCGGACGCATGCGGAGTGTTGGCCACAACGGATATGAACCCGATTCTATTAAAGCCGAAGAAGGATATGATTTCACAGGTTGTTATTCATGGAAAACCGCTCGGCGATTATGCTGCGAAGGTGTATCGCGAGGAAATACTGGCCGAGGCCGGCGATATTGTCACGACATCGCTGGCCAGCCTGAGATCCGAATACGATATCGTCGTTCTGGAAGGCGCGGGAAGTCCGGCGGAAATTAACCTGAAGGACCGGGATATCGTCAATATGCGGGCTGCCGCATGGGCGGATGCGCCGGTCGTGTTGGTTGCGGATATAGATCGGGGCGGCATGTTTGCTTCCATCGTCGGAACGCTGGAGCTGCTGGAGCCCCACGAGCGGGACCGTGTATGCGGATTTATCGTCAATAAATTCCGCGGCGATGTTTCGCTGCTGACACCCGGACTGGAATGGCTGGAGGCCAAAACAGGAAAGCCGGTGCTCGGTGTCGTGCCTTATCTCCCGGAGCTTGGCCTGGAGGATGAAGATTCGTTATCGCTCGACAGCAAGCACGGAACGGAGTATGAGTCAAGGAGCGGCACGGATGACAATAAGATCGACATTGCTGTCATACGGCTTCCGCATATTTCCAACTTTACGGACATTGATCCTTTCTTCAGGGAAGAGGATGTCAGCATTCGATATGTTGCCAATCTTCAGCAATGGGCGAATCCGGACGCAGTGATCATTCCCGGGAGTAAAAATGCCGTAGACGACCTTCACTTTTTGCGCGAGAGCGGGCTGGCTGATCGATTGGAACGGTTCAAGCAAGACGGCGGCCATATCGTCGGCATTTGCGGCGGGTACGAAATGCTCGGCCGAAAGCTCCTCGACCCTCATCATGCCGAATCGGATCAGGATCAGACCGACGGGCTCGGCTGGTTCCCGTTCGACGTCGCATTCGCTGCGCAGAAAAGAACGGTCCGTGTAGAAGGAACGGCTGAGCTGCCTGGGCTAAGCGGCAAGTTCGCGGTGGAAGGGTATGAAATTCATATGGGTACCGTGCATCTAACCGAACCTGACATGGCTGACGGAGACCGCATCCGTTCCATCCCTTGGACAAGGCCTTTCCGCTTGCGGACAAAAGGGGATGCAAGTGCCGTTCCGGAAGGAATTGCTTCTGCAGACGGTCATATTTGGGGTACTTTCCTGCACGGTGTTATGCATAACGATGAGCTTCGCCGGTCGTGGATCAACCGGCTGCGCGAAGGCAGGGGATGGCAACCGCTGCCCGTAACGGTGCGCATGCGGGATCAGCGCGAGCAGTCATTCCGGCGTCTGGCCGATCATGTTCGCTGCTATGTTGATATCGATCGGATCAAACATGCCATGGGGATAACGGAAAGGAGTCCGTCATGA
- the cobS gene encoding adenosylcobinamide-GDP ribazoletransferase has protein sequence MAIRALTGLLQAVGSAFQLLTRIPVPVNIPFTPQVLARSTVCYPVVGLVIGGITASSGWLLESYVPAMPAAVIILLLWVALSGALHLDGLMDTADGVLSHRSRERMLEIMKDSRVGAMGVIAAAGLLLFKFAVLSELLLTDGFHHGAVPLLTAACVWSRTWMIAAIAIWPQARKNEGLGALFAGVTTKHLASGTMLHAIILVALFKLYGYSWTVTGLLLGGGAAITLVTGLIMAIWLSRKLGGLTGDTYGAMNEVLECMLLFAAMMWI, from the coding sequence ATGGCTATTCGTGCGCTAACCGGCTTGCTGCAAGCGGTCGGATCTGCTTTTCAACTCCTTACCCGAATCCCGGTTCCGGTCAACATCCCGTTCACACCCCAAGTTCTGGCGAGAAGCACGGTCTGTTATCCTGTCGTCGGGCTGGTCATTGGCGGAATCACGGCTTCGTCGGGATGGCTTCTCGAATCGTATGTACCGGCCATGCCCGCCGCGGTCATTATTCTGCTGCTGTGGGTGGCCTTAAGCGGAGCGCTTCATCTGGACGGACTCATGGACACGGCTGATGGCGTCCTCAGCCATCGGTCGCGGGAGCGTATGCTGGAGATTATGAAGGATAGCCGGGTAGGCGCCATGGGGGTTATAGCCGCAGCAGGACTTCTTTTGTTCAAATTCGCCGTTCTTTCCGAATTGCTGCTGACTGACGGGTTCCATCACGGTGCCGTACCGTTATTAACGGCTGCCTGTGTATGGAGCCGGACTTGGATGATCGCCGCGATTGCCATATGGCCGCAAGCCCGCAAGAATGAAGGGCTCGGCGCGCTGTTCGCAGGTGTGACGACGAAGCATCTGGCATCCGGGACGATGCTGCATGCCATCATTCTGGTCGCGTTATTCAAGCTGTATGGCTACAGCTGGACGGTAACGGGCCTTCTTCTTGGCGGCGGCGCGGCTATTACGCTCGTAACCGGATTGATTATGGCGATATGGTTAAGCAGAAAGCTCGGCGGTTTGACCGGCGATACGTATGGCGCTATGAATGAGGTGCTTGAGTGCATGCTGCTATTCGCAGCGATGATGTGGATTTGA
- the cbiB gene encoding adenosylcobinamide-phosphate synthase CbiB produces the protein MIFYSLQEILLIVAAAIIIDWIVGDPKWPTHPVIYIGRFIRLLEARLRPGGESLAARQLKRRGVVLTAVTTTVSLCILWAVIMLGSMIHTWLGYALSAWFISTTIAVKGLKDAAMLVYRPLAAGNLEEARKYAGYIVSRDTSVMDERDTARSAIETVAENTVDAFVSPIFYALLGAAPLAMLYRSANTLDSMVGYKNENYIHFGWASARFDDVLNFIPARLCGLLLTAAAWCIPGLSPLRAFRSIREFAHRHPSPNSGIPESAAAGAIGIELGGRNVYFGTVSERARLGWPLRPLERRDILKTVQLLYVTSAIVFMGVLIGWLFVR, from the coding sequence ATGATCTTCTACTCGTTACAGGAAATACTGCTTATCGTCGCAGCCGCAATCATCATCGATTGGATCGTGGGCGATCCGAAATGGCCGACGCATCCGGTTATCTATATCGGCCGTTTCATACGGTTGTTGGAAGCACGGCTAAGGCCGGGTGGCGAGAGCTTGGCAGCCAGGCAATTAAAGAGACGCGGTGTTGTGCTGACGGCTGTTACGACGACCGTCTCTTTGTGTATTCTATGGGCCGTAATCATGCTCGGGAGTATGATCCACACATGGCTGGGTTATGCGCTGTCCGCTTGGTTCATATCGACGACAATTGCCGTGAAGGGCCTAAAGGATGCCGCGATGCTCGTGTATCGCCCCCTTGCGGCAGGAAATTTGGAAGAGGCAAGGAAGTATGCCGGATACATCGTTAGCCGCGACACCTCCGTCATGGACGAACGGGATACGGCCCGGTCGGCGATCGAAACGGTCGCGGAGAATACGGTCGATGCCTTTGTCTCGCCGATCTTCTATGCGCTTCTTGGAGCGGCGCCGCTCGCGATGCTGTACCGATCGGCGAACACGCTGGATTCCATGGTCGGGTATAAAAACGAAAACTATATTCACTTTGGCTGGGCTTCCGCACGGTTCGACGATGTGTTGAATTTCATTCCTGCCAGGCTATGCGGGCTGCTCCTTACAGCGGCGGCGTGGTGTATACCAGGTTTATCTCCGTTGAGAGCGTTCAGATCGATTCGCGAGTTCGCCCATCGGCATCCGAGCCCGAACAGCGGCATACCTGAATCGGCTGCGGCCGGGGCGATCGGGATCGAACTGGGCGGCCGCAACGTCTATTTCGGTACCGTCAGCGAGCGGGCCCGTCTGGGCTGGCCGCTGCGGCCGCTAGAACGGCGGGACATTTTGAAGACCGTTCAGCTGCTGTATGTCACGAGTGCAATCGTATTTATGGGGGTGCTTATCGGATGGCTATTCGTGCGCTAA
- the hrpB gene encoding ATP-dependent helicase HrpB, with translation MGQLPIDAILPELLDRLTGHRNTVLAAAPGAGKTTRVPLAMLEASWLNGQRIVMLEPRRIAARSAARFMAAQLGEQVGDTVGYRVRMDTKVGPRTRIEVITEGVLTRMLQSDPALEGVGIVIFDEFHERHLHSDLGLALCLQSQSLLREDLRLLVMSATIDTGPVSELLGGAPVVMSEGRAFQVETHYTSGPAAGRIEDAVARAAAAALHRHEGDALVFLPGAGEIRRVHGILASMSLGADIRITPLYGNLTPEAQDRAVAESAPGERKIVLATSIAESSITVRGVRIVIDSGLSRVPRFSPRTGMARLETVPVSLASADQRRGRAGREAPGVCYRLWSEQEHRQLRPQSDPELMSTDLAPLALELAAWGIADPQELQWLDIPPAGAYNHALELLKQLGALDNRQSGKLTGHGKAMAELGMHPRLSHMVLKAAELDLGAEACELAALLSDRDLLHGSRSVDIRLRLEALHGGYSSKDADESAVRRIASEAGQWMRAAGIRESESMRSANSCGILLAMAYPDRIAQRRGDGRFLLRNGRGAVIQELQPLSGSPYLAAAELEDSGTDSRIRLAAPITQEELEIYLSAQLDTELEVKWDRASESVRARRRLRIGSIVLKEGPLQDPDPELVMQALLDGIKLHGSPVLPWTKSSRQLQARIELMRHHNPEWPDVSDSHLMDTLPEWLGPYIGGMRNRADLGRLNLFSILESLLTWQERETLEKEVPTHITVPSGSRIPVDYSNPEAPALAVRLQELFGLRQSPRIAGGKLPITIHLLSPAHRPVQVTSDLTSFWEQAYFDVKKDLKGRYPKHYWPDNPLEAAPTNRAKPRS, from the coding sequence ATGGGACAATTACCGATAGATGCGATACTCCCGGAATTGCTGGACCGCTTGACAGGTCATCGGAACACGGTGCTCGCAGCCGCACCGGGCGCAGGAAAGACGACGCGGGTGCCGCTGGCAATGCTGGAAGCGTCCTGGCTGAACGGGCAGCGTATCGTCATGCTGGAGCCAAGACGGATCGCAGCGCGATCGGCGGCCAGATTTATGGCGGCTCAACTTGGAGAGCAGGTTGGCGATACGGTTGGCTACAGGGTGCGTATGGACACCAAGGTGGGACCAAGAACGCGGATCGAGGTCATTACCGAGGGCGTATTGACGAGAATGCTCCAGTCCGACCCGGCGCTTGAAGGGGTTGGCATCGTAATATTCGATGAATTTCACGAACGGCATCTGCATTCCGATCTGGGACTGGCCCTTTGCTTGCAATCGCAATCGCTGCTCAGAGAGGATCTGCGGCTGTTGGTGATGTCGGCGACGATCGATACCGGACCTGTCTCGGAGCTGCTGGGCGGAGCGCCTGTCGTAATGAGCGAGGGTCGGGCTTTTCAAGTCGAAACGCATTATACGTCAGGTCCGGCCGCAGGCCGGATCGAAGATGCTGTGGCCCGGGCAGCAGCAGCAGCTCTGCACCGTCATGAAGGAGATGCGCTTGTGTTCTTGCCGGGTGCAGGGGAAATCCGCCGGGTGCACGGTATTCTGGCGTCGATGTCCTTGGGTGCGGATATCCGCATAACCCCGTTATACGGGAATCTTACGCCCGAAGCCCAAGACCGGGCGGTGGCCGAGTCAGCCCCTGGCGAACGAAAAATCGTATTAGCGACTTCTATCGCAGAGTCCAGCATTACCGTGAGAGGCGTTCGCATCGTTATCGACAGTGGCCTCAGCCGGGTGCCGCGCTTTTCTCCGCGGACCGGGATGGCGCGTCTGGAGACGGTGCCCGTATCGCTCGCTTCCGCCGACCAGCGGCGGGGCCGCGCGGGCCGCGAAGCGCCAGGGGTCTGTTACCGGCTCTGGTCGGAGCAGGAGCATCGGCAACTGCGGCCGCAGAGCGACCCAGAGCTGATGAGCACGGACTTGGCGCCGCTGGCGCTTGAGCTTGCTGCATGGGGCATCGCCGATCCGCAGGAGCTGCAGTGGCTGGATATTCCGCCGGCCGGCGCATACAATCATGCGTTAGAGCTGCTGAAGCAGCTTGGCGCGCTTGATAATCGGCAATCCGGCAAGCTGACCGGCCATGGCAAAGCAATGGCCGAGCTGGGCATGCATCCGCGCTTGTCGCACATGGTGCTCAAAGCTGCCGAGCTTGATCTTGGCGCCGAGGCATGCGAGCTTGCGGCATTGCTTAGCGACCGCGACCTGCTGCATGGAAGCCGCAGCGTTGATATCCGGCTGCGCCTGGAGGCGCTGCATGGCGGTTATTCGTCCAAGGATGCAGACGAATCGGCAGTACGCCGTATCGCCAGCGAGGCTGGGCAGTGGATGCGCGCAGCCGGCATTCGCGAATCCGAGAGCATGAGAAGTGCGAATAGCTGCGGCATTCTTCTGGCGATGGCCTACCCGGACCGGATTGCGCAGCGGCGCGGCGATGGCCGGTTTCTGCTTCGCAACGGGAGGGGAGCGGTCATACAGGAGCTCCAGCCATTGTCCGGATCGCCATATCTGGCAGCGGCCGAGCTTGAGGATAGCGGAACGGACAGCCGGATCCGGCTGGCTGCTCCTATCACGCAGGAGGAACTGGAGATCTACCTATCCGCACAATTGGATACGGAACTGGAAGTGAAATGGGACCGTGCTTCCGAATCGGTCCGTGCCCGCCGCAGGCTGCGTATCGGATCGATCGTGCTGAAGGAAGGGCCGCTTCAAGATCCGGATCCGGAGCTTGTCATGCAAGCATTGTTGGACGGAATCAAGCTGCATGGATCCCCGGTTCTGCCGTGGACGAAGTCATCGAGACAGCTGCAAGCACGCATTGAACTGATGCGTCATCATAATCCGGAGTGGCCGGATGTATCCGACAGCCACCTGATGGATACGCTGCCGGAGTGGTTGGGCCCGTATATCGGCGGCATGAGAAACCGTGCAGATCTGGGCAGATTGAATCTGTTCTCCATACTGGAGAGCCTGCTGACCTGGCAGGAACGGGAAACGCTGGAGAAAGAAGTGCCAACTCATATAACGGTGCCAAGCGGATCCCGCATACCGGTCGATTACAGCAATCCCGAAGCGCCCGCGCTTGCCGTCCGGCTGCAGGAGCTGTTCGGCTTGAGGCAGTCGCCGCGGATTGCGGGCGGCAAGCTGCCGATCACGATTCATCTGCTTTCCCCGGCGCATCGGCCGGTGCAGGTGACAAGCGATTTGACAAGCTTTTGGGAACAGGCTTATTTCGACGTGAAAAAAGATCTGAAAGGCCGTTATCCGAAGCACTATTGGCCGGATAATCCGCTGGAGGCCGCGCCGACAAACCGTGCCAAGCCGCGCTCATAA